A region from the Mustela erminea isolate mMusErm1 chromosome 2, mMusErm1.Pri, whole genome shotgun sequence genome encodes:
- the TLR6 gene encoding toll-like receptor 6 isoform X1: MDFSRDLWQGNSYVGVIPGRLNRWHKIVSVAPLSLNQGPAFGQALGFPCVLERTFLFSWERNTTNLDTYQDALKNSNNPLGNSHFNIMTKDKDSITGSFHFVCLVILIVGNIIQFSEESEFAVDMSNMKLTHVPKNLPPKTKILDMSQNHISELHISDMSYLSGLKVLRLSHNRIWCLDFRIFKFNQNLEYLDLSHNQLQNISCHLITSLKHLDLSFNDFDVLPICKEFGNLTQLHFLGLSATKLRQLDLLPIAHLHLNYILLDLERYYANETESLPILNTKTLDLVFPPNQLFSVQVSILVNSLVCLQLTNIKLNDSNCGLFITFSSGLTRGPTLLNVTLRHMKTTWKCLVDIFRSLWPKPVEYLNIYNLTIFEKIEKENFHYSKTTLKALKIEHVKNEVFLYSQTVLYTIFSEMNIMMLTISDTRFIHMLCPPPSNTFKFLNFTQNLFTDSIFQNCSQLVRLETLILRKNKLEDLYKVSFMTKHMTSLEILDVSGNSLEYDRHDGDCTWVGSIVVLNLSSNILTDSVFRCLPPKVKVLDLHYNRIRSIPKPIMKLEALQELNVASNSLAHLPDCGTFSSLSVLIIDSNSISNPSADFFQSCQKIRSIRAGNNPFQCTCELREFVQSLGRVSHEVIEGWPDSYKCDYPENYKGTLLKDFHVSQLSCNTTLLLITIGVTMLVLTATVTTLCIYFDLPWYLRMVCQWTQTRRRARNIPLGELQRTLQFHAFISYSEHDSAWVKNELVPCLEKEGIRICLHERNFVPGKSIVENIINCIEKSYKSIFVLSPNFVQSEWCHYELYFAHHNLFHEGSDNLILILLEPIPRNCIPSKYHKLRALMTQRTYLEWPKEKSKHGLFWANIRAAFNMKLALIAENDAET; encoded by the coding sequence AATTTGGACACATATCAAGATGCTCTGAAGAACAGCAACAACCCTTTGGGGAATAGCCATTTCAACATCATGACCAAAGACAAAGACTCAATCACAGGAAGCTTTCACTTTGTATGCCTTGTGATCTTAATAGTTGGAAACATAATCCAATTTTCTGAAGAGAGTGAATTTGCTGTGGACATGTCAAATATGAAACTTACTCATGTCCCAAAAAACCTGCCACCAAAAACGAAAATCTTAGATATGTCTCAGAACCACATATCTGAGCTTCATATCTCTGACATGAGCTATCTCTCAGGGCTTAAAGTTTTGAGACTTTCTCATAATAGAATCTGGTGCCTTGATTTTAGAATTTTCAAGTTCAACCAGAATTTGGAATATTTGGATTTATCTCACAATCAGTTACAGAATATATCCTGCCATCTTATCACAAGTCTCAAGCATTTAGACCTCTCATTCAATGACTTTGATGTCCTGCCCATCTGTAAGGAATTTGGCAACCTGACACAACTACATTTCTTAGGATTAAGTGCTACAAAGTTACGACAATTAGATCTGCTACCAATTGCTCATCTGCATCTAAATTATATCCTTCTGGATTTAGAAAGATATTATGCAAATGAAACAGAAAGTCTTccaattttaaatacaaaaacacttGACCTTGTTTTTCCTCCAAATCAGCTCTTCTCTGTCCAAGTGAGCATATTAGTTAATAGTTTAGTGTGCTTACAACTGACTAATATTAAATTGAATGATAGTAATTGTGGACTATTCATTACCTTTTCATCGGGACTCACTAGAGGTCCAACTTTACTGAATGTTACTCTCAGACATATGAAAACAACTTGGAAATGTCTAGTTGATATTTTTCGATCTCTTTGGCCCAAACCTGTAGAATATctcaatatttataatttaacaatatttgaaaaaattgagaaagaaaattttcattattctaaAACAACACTGAAGGCATTGAAAATAGAGCATGTTAAAAATGAGGTTTTCCTTTATTCACAGACTGTGTTATACACAATTTTTTCTGAGATGAATATTATGATGTTAACCATATCAGATACACGTTTTATACACATGCTTTGTCCTCCGCCATCAAACACATTTAAGTTTTTGAACTTTACCCAGAATCTTTTCACAgatagtatttttcaaaattgttcccAACTTGTTAGATTGGAAACACTTATCTTACGAAAGAATAAATTAGAAGACCTTTATAAAGTAAGTTTCATGACTAAGCATATGACATCTTTGGAAATATTGGATGTTAGTGGGAATTCTTTGGAATATGATAGACATGATGGAGACTGCACTTGGGTTGGGAGTATAGTCGTGTTAAATTTGTCTTCAAATATACTTACTGACTCTGTTTTCAGATGTTTACCTCCCAAGGTCAAGGTGCTTGATCTTCATTATAACAGAATTAGGAGCATTCCTAAGCCAATCATGAAACTAGAAGCTTTGCAAGAACTCAATGTTGCTTCCAATTCTTTAGCCCACCTTCCAGACTGTGGTACTTTTAGCAGCCTTTCTGTACTGATCATTGACTCTAATTCAATTTCCAACCCATCAGCTGATTTCTTCCAGAGCTGCCAGAAGATTAGGTCCATAAGAGCAGGGAACAATCCATTCCAATGCACATGTGAGCTCAGAGAATTTGTCCAAAGTCTAGGCCGAGTATCCCATGAAGTAATAGAAGGTTGGCCTGATTCTTACAAGTGTGACTATCCAGAAAACTACAAGGGAACCCTGCTGAAGGACTTTCACGTGTCTCAGTTATCCTGCAACACAACTCTGCTGCTTATTACCATTGGGGTCACTATGCTGGTGTTGACTGCTACTGTGACCACCCTCTGTATCTACTTTGATCTGCCCTGGTATCTCAGGATGGTGTGTCAGTGGACCCAGACCCGGCGTAGGGCAAGGAACATACCTTTAGGAGAACTCCAAAGAACCCTCCAGTTCCATGCTTTTATTTCATACAGTGAACATGATTCGGCCTGGGTGAAGAATGAACTGGTACCTTGCCTAGAAAAAGAAGGTATAAGGATTTGTCTCCATGAGAGAAACTTTGTTCCTGGCAAGAGCATCGTGGAAAATATCATAAACTGCATTGAGAAAAGTTACAAGTCCATCTTTGTTTTGTCGCCTAACTTTGTCCAGAGTGAGTGGTGCCATTATGAACTCTACTTTGCCCATCATAATCTCTTTCATGAAGGATCTGATAACTTAATCCTGATCTTGCTGGAACCCATTCCACGTAACTGCATTCCTAGCAAGTATCACAAGCTGAGGGCTCTCATGACACAGAGGACTTACTTGGAATGGCCCAAGGAGAAGAGCAAACATGGTCTTTTCTGGGCTAATATTAGAGCTGCTTTTAATATGAAGTTAGCACTAATTGCTGAAAATGATGCAGAAACTTGA
- the TLR6 gene encoding toll-like receptor 6 isoform X2, which translates to MTKDKDSITGSFHFVCLVILIVGNIIQFSEESEFAVDMSNMKLTHVPKNLPPKTKILDMSQNHISELHISDMSYLSGLKVLRLSHNRIWCLDFRIFKFNQNLEYLDLSHNQLQNISCHLITSLKHLDLSFNDFDVLPICKEFGNLTQLHFLGLSATKLRQLDLLPIAHLHLNYILLDLERYYANETESLPILNTKTLDLVFPPNQLFSVQVSILVNSLVCLQLTNIKLNDSNCGLFITFSSGLTRGPTLLNVTLRHMKTTWKCLVDIFRSLWPKPVEYLNIYNLTIFEKIEKENFHYSKTTLKALKIEHVKNEVFLYSQTVLYTIFSEMNIMMLTISDTRFIHMLCPPPSNTFKFLNFTQNLFTDSIFQNCSQLVRLETLILRKNKLEDLYKVSFMTKHMTSLEILDVSGNSLEYDRHDGDCTWVGSIVVLNLSSNILTDSVFRCLPPKVKVLDLHYNRIRSIPKPIMKLEALQELNVASNSLAHLPDCGTFSSLSVLIIDSNSISNPSADFFQSCQKIRSIRAGNNPFQCTCELREFVQSLGRVSHEVIEGWPDSYKCDYPENYKGTLLKDFHVSQLSCNTTLLLITIGVTMLVLTATVTTLCIYFDLPWYLRMVCQWTQTRRRARNIPLGELQRTLQFHAFISYSEHDSAWVKNELVPCLEKEGIRICLHERNFVPGKSIVENIINCIEKSYKSIFVLSPNFVQSEWCHYELYFAHHNLFHEGSDNLILILLEPIPRNCIPSKYHKLRALMTQRTYLEWPKEKSKHGLFWANIRAAFNMKLALIAENDAET; encoded by the coding sequence ATGACCAAAGACAAAGACTCAATCACAGGAAGCTTTCACTTTGTATGCCTTGTGATCTTAATAGTTGGAAACATAATCCAATTTTCTGAAGAGAGTGAATTTGCTGTGGACATGTCAAATATGAAACTTACTCATGTCCCAAAAAACCTGCCACCAAAAACGAAAATCTTAGATATGTCTCAGAACCACATATCTGAGCTTCATATCTCTGACATGAGCTATCTCTCAGGGCTTAAAGTTTTGAGACTTTCTCATAATAGAATCTGGTGCCTTGATTTTAGAATTTTCAAGTTCAACCAGAATTTGGAATATTTGGATTTATCTCACAATCAGTTACAGAATATATCCTGCCATCTTATCACAAGTCTCAAGCATTTAGACCTCTCATTCAATGACTTTGATGTCCTGCCCATCTGTAAGGAATTTGGCAACCTGACACAACTACATTTCTTAGGATTAAGTGCTACAAAGTTACGACAATTAGATCTGCTACCAATTGCTCATCTGCATCTAAATTATATCCTTCTGGATTTAGAAAGATATTATGCAAATGAAACAGAAAGTCTTccaattttaaatacaaaaacacttGACCTTGTTTTTCCTCCAAATCAGCTCTTCTCTGTCCAAGTGAGCATATTAGTTAATAGTTTAGTGTGCTTACAACTGACTAATATTAAATTGAATGATAGTAATTGTGGACTATTCATTACCTTTTCATCGGGACTCACTAGAGGTCCAACTTTACTGAATGTTACTCTCAGACATATGAAAACAACTTGGAAATGTCTAGTTGATATTTTTCGATCTCTTTGGCCCAAACCTGTAGAATATctcaatatttataatttaacaatatttgaaaaaattgagaaagaaaattttcattattctaaAACAACACTGAAGGCATTGAAAATAGAGCATGTTAAAAATGAGGTTTTCCTTTATTCACAGACTGTGTTATACACAATTTTTTCTGAGATGAATATTATGATGTTAACCATATCAGATACACGTTTTATACACATGCTTTGTCCTCCGCCATCAAACACATTTAAGTTTTTGAACTTTACCCAGAATCTTTTCACAgatagtatttttcaaaattgttcccAACTTGTTAGATTGGAAACACTTATCTTACGAAAGAATAAATTAGAAGACCTTTATAAAGTAAGTTTCATGACTAAGCATATGACATCTTTGGAAATATTGGATGTTAGTGGGAATTCTTTGGAATATGATAGACATGATGGAGACTGCACTTGGGTTGGGAGTATAGTCGTGTTAAATTTGTCTTCAAATATACTTACTGACTCTGTTTTCAGATGTTTACCTCCCAAGGTCAAGGTGCTTGATCTTCATTATAACAGAATTAGGAGCATTCCTAAGCCAATCATGAAACTAGAAGCTTTGCAAGAACTCAATGTTGCTTCCAATTCTTTAGCCCACCTTCCAGACTGTGGTACTTTTAGCAGCCTTTCTGTACTGATCATTGACTCTAATTCAATTTCCAACCCATCAGCTGATTTCTTCCAGAGCTGCCAGAAGATTAGGTCCATAAGAGCAGGGAACAATCCATTCCAATGCACATGTGAGCTCAGAGAATTTGTCCAAAGTCTAGGCCGAGTATCCCATGAAGTAATAGAAGGTTGGCCTGATTCTTACAAGTGTGACTATCCAGAAAACTACAAGGGAACCCTGCTGAAGGACTTTCACGTGTCTCAGTTATCCTGCAACACAACTCTGCTGCTTATTACCATTGGGGTCACTATGCTGGTGTTGACTGCTACTGTGACCACCCTCTGTATCTACTTTGATCTGCCCTGGTATCTCAGGATGGTGTGTCAGTGGACCCAGACCCGGCGTAGGGCAAGGAACATACCTTTAGGAGAACTCCAAAGAACCCTCCAGTTCCATGCTTTTATTTCATACAGTGAACATGATTCGGCCTGGGTGAAGAATGAACTGGTACCTTGCCTAGAAAAAGAAGGTATAAGGATTTGTCTCCATGAGAGAAACTTTGTTCCTGGCAAGAGCATCGTGGAAAATATCATAAACTGCATTGAGAAAAGTTACAAGTCCATCTTTGTTTTGTCGCCTAACTTTGTCCAGAGTGAGTGGTGCCATTATGAACTCTACTTTGCCCATCATAATCTCTTTCATGAAGGATCTGATAACTTAATCCTGATCTTGCTGGAACCCATTCCACGTAACTGCATTCCTAGCAAGTATCACAAGCTGAGGGCTCTCATGACACAGAGGACTTACTTGGAATGGCCCAAGGAGAAGAGCAAACATGGTCTTTTCTGGGCTAATATTAGAGCTGCTTTTAATATGAAGTTAGCACTAATTGCTGAAAATGATGCAGAAACTTGA